In Paenibacillus sp. FSL M7-0420, a single genomic region encodes these proteins:
- the mutM gene encoding DNA-formamidopyrimidine glycosylase, protein MPELPEVETVRRTLNELITGKQIEHVTVRLPRIIQRPDDIQAFAHMLAGHTVVTVERRGKFLRFVFDGLVMVSHLRMEGRYGVYREGELLDKHTHVIFHFTDGTELRYTDVRQFGTMHLFQPGEDLQLKPLNKLGQEPLDADFTLERFKEIVSKRSTKIKPLLLNQEYIVGIGNIYVDESLHRAGIHPEETAKSLTEDQLARLHHAIVATLTEAVNAGGSSVKSYVNGQGESGSYQDQHKIYGRKDQPCATCGTLIEKSVVGGRGTHYCPRCQPVPVLIL, encoded by the coding sequence ATGCCGGAATTGCCGGAAGTCGAAACAGTCAGAAGAACACTTAATGAGTTAATTACAGGCAAGCAGATAGAGCATGTCACCGTCCGGCTGCCGCGGATAATTCAGCGCCCGGATGATATTCAGGCCTTTGCCCATATGCTGGCAGGCCATACAGTGGTAACGGTTGAGCGCAGAGGCAAGTTCCTGCGTTTCGTCTTTGACGGGCTGGTGATGGTCTCCCATCTGCGGATGGAGGGCCGTTACGGGGTGTACCGTGAGGGCGAGCTGCTGGACAAGCATACACATGTTATTTTCCATTTCACAGATGGGACGGAGCTGCGTTATACGGATGTGCGCCAATTCGGGACGATGCATCTGTTCCAGCCGGGAGAGGATCTGCAGCTGAAGCCGCTGAACAAGCTGGGGCAGGAGCCGCTGGATGCCGATTTCACGCTGGAGCGGTTCAAGGAGATTGTCTCGAAGCGGAGCACCAAGATCAAGCCGCTGCTGCTCAATCAGGAATATATAGTAGGTATCGGCAATATTTATGTAGATGAGTCCCTGCACCGTGCAGGCATCCACCCGGAGGAGACCGCGAAATCCCTCACGGAGGATCAGTTGGCCAGACTGCACCATGCTATCGTCGCAACGCTGACGGAAGCGGTGAATGCCGGAGGCTCCTCGGTGAAGTCGTATGTCAACGGCCAGGGGGAGAGCGGAAGCTACCAGGATCAGCACAAGATCTACGGACGCAAGGATCAGCCGTGTGCCACCTGCGGCACGCTGATTGAGAAGAGCGTGGTCGGCGGACGGGGGACGCATTATTGTCCCCGCTGCCAGCCGGTACCTGTATTGATTCTATGA
- a CDS encoding manganese efflux pump, translating into MLSPLLSLLLLAFALSLDGFGVGITYGLRKMKIPLLSIIIISLCSGVVIYGSMQVGVLLAKVVSPNAASSVGAVILVLMGCWSLFQMLTQKEKEQEEPAPAADKGYSGQETRQETAAAAQLAETELKPAVFSLELRHLGVVIQILRTPSSADMDASGSISSMEAMILGIALSLDAFGAGLGAALLGFSPWSTSLMIAVFSGTFLLMGMKTGLRLSGSYWMKHAAALPAILLIVMGIMKLL; encoded by the coding sequence GTGCTTAGCCCATTGTTGTCACTGCTGTTGCTTGCGTTTGCGCTTAGTCTGGATGGATTTGGTGTAGGCATTACATATGGACTGCGTAAAATGAAAATTCCCCTGCTCTCCATTATCATTATCTCGCTCTGTTCAGGGGTCGTCATTTATGGTTCTATGCAGGTCGGCGTGCTGCTGGCCAAGGTAGTCTCCCCGAATGCCGCTTCCAGTGTCGGAGCGGTTATTCTCGTCTTAATGGGCTGCTGGTCCCTGTTCCAGATGCTGACGCAGAAGGAGAAGGAGCAGGAAGAGCCTGCGCCGGCAGCCGATAAAGGCTATTCGGGGCAGGAGACCAGGCAGGAGACGGCTGCTGCCGCACAACTTGCTGAGACAGAGCTGAAGCCGGCCGTATTCTCGCTGGAGCTTCGCCATCTGGGCGTGGTTATACAGATTCTCCGCACACCATCTTCTGCGGATATGGATGCCTCGGGGAGCATCTCCTCCATGGAAGCCATGATTCTGGGGATCGCGTTGTCGCTGGATGCCTTCGGAGCCGGTCTTGGTGCGGCACTGCTCGGATTCAGCCCGTGGTCCACCTCGCTGATGATCGCTGTATTCAGCGGAACCTTTCTGCTGATGGGGATGAAGACAGGACTGAGATTATCAGGCAGCTACTGGATGAAGCATGCCGCTGCGCTGCCCGCGATATTATTAATTGTAATGGGTATAATGAAGTTATTATGA